Proteins from one Podospora pseudoanserina strain CBS 124.78 chromosome 1, whole genome shotgun sequence genomic window:
- a CDS encoding hypothetical protein (COG:O; EggNog:ENOG503P01Z) translates to MADQSVFRITKELSDLQKNSDLSLAVACRDIDVRNVKALIIGPHETPYEFGFFEFDFKFNKDYPRKSPTVTCTTTNSGRTRFNPNIYANGKVCLSILGTWRGEPGEEWSAAQGLESILLSIQSLMSTNPYENEPGFEDANESSDKKNQKDYVQKIRHETLRISVIQRLEEYLGMDAGGSINPMVPSDYDLDMDTLDEDSTPFLPFKDLCKRRFLWYYESYLAAVQKGKEETKDGQSFTRMPFEGASNSMEGKFNYLELERRLRNIKNALDAETDRWAAEGMEAKAKETTVAVNLYRQFEQVVESFKRADLPHNIELVDSNPFIWAVTYFGKPMTNLDGGLFRFGLHFSPRFPEEQPRVRFETRLFHHRISPDGTPCYVSAISKREDVKSHIEAVIDALEEENPPYDPRTLVNPEAFKLYWGGVDERRNYNRRLRRSVQQSMEDF, encoded by the exons ATGGCGGACCAGTCCGTCTTCCGGATCACAAAG GAGCTGAGTGACCTCCAGAAAAACTCGGATCTTT CTCTCGCTGTCGCTTGTCGTGACATAGATGTCCGAAACGTCAAGGCCCTCATCATTGGTCCCCACGAGACGCCGTATGAATTCGGCTTCTTCGAG TTCGACTTCAAGTTCAACAAGG ATTACCCCCGCAAGTCACCAACAGTCACTTGTACCACGACAAACTCTGGCCGTACCCGGTTTAACCCCAACATCTATGCTAATGGAAAAGTTTGCTT ATCGATTCTCGG GACATGGCGTGGAGAACCTGGTGAGGAGTGGTCAGCTGCGCAGGGCCTTGAGTCTATCCTCCTCTCGATCCAGAGCCTGATGTCTACGAATCCCTACGAAAACGAGCCCGGATTCGAAGATGCCAATGAATCATCGGACAAGAAGAACCAGAAGGACTACGTCCAAAAG ATTCGGCATGAAACCCTCCGAATCTCGGTGATCCAACGTCTCGAGGAGTATCTTGGGATGGATGCAGGCGGATCTATCAACCCAATGGTGCCAAGTGACTACGATCTCGACATGGATACGCTAGATGAGGATAGCACCCCGTTCCTGCCATTCAAGGATCTATGCAAGCGTCGCTTCCTGTGGTACTATGAGTCGTACCTCGCAGCCGTccagaaggggaaggaagagacCAAGGACGGGCAATCTTTCACCAGGATGCCTTTTGAAGGAGCTAGCAACTCGATGGAGGGAAAGTTTAACTACCTAGAACTGGAGAGGCGGCTGCGCAACATCAAAAATGCTCTCGATGCGGAGACTGACCGATGGGCGGCTGAGGGAatggaggccaaggccaaagaGACCACCGTCGCGGTCAACCTCTATCGCCAGTTCGAGCAGGTGGTCGAGTCCTTCAAGCGTGCCGACCTCCCGCACAACATCGAGCTGGTCGACAGCAACCCCTTTATCTGGGCAGTCACTTATTTCGGGAAGCCCATGACGAATCTCGATGGTGGGCTGTTCAGATTCGGGCTTCACTTCAGCCCCAGGTTCCCAGAAGAACAGCCTCGTGTGAGATTTGAGACCCGTCTCTTCCACCATAGGATATCCCCTGATGGAACGCCATGCTATGTTTCTGCGATCAGTAAGAGAGAGGATGTCAAGTCTCACATTGAGGCGGTGATTGAtgctttggaggaggagaacccTCCGTACGATCCTCGTACGCTGGTGAATCCGGAAGCCTTCAAGCTGTACTGGGGAGGAGTGGACGAGCGCCGCAACTACAACAGGCGTCTTCGTCGCTCGGTTCAGCAGTCTATGGA GGACTTTTAA
- a CDS encoding hypothetical protein (EggNog:ENOG503P2GG), whose amino-acid sequence MPSPTSDTLTTIQRVLDPYIRPREEAAHIRRMIALHLESSLQHGSVREPLALVTDQKPGPASTTQGLYRQYLEALRANIKARDEFRKQTHESSHASEPEEDDSSNGGLERLQEHLAIISLEKKRERLQAIERHLIQLSQKPAASPDFMNPKEVFRDSRPLPSIPREIVSAMTLDNTSNNAHLKDLNDQLEKHVFEAKLLLQKEEKALDKVRSQSTARPETTTDSAKLEALNKTRIELISWIEDELSKASGDDADHPPGSPDNRFRASKASINEPLDMDAQLASIKDKYDQYLEARKSLLNLVSQHPKPDIKPTKPEDMDSQNESGLSSQPTSAAQLLTPYLEQLLALSREQKGLIAQKHHLNNTISKQVKENTTALDHLAQESQLIPAHPMPGGNRVKSSDHTLSTSNDDYTQVSGRVKQWVYAAEQAKIATFETVAEKIEEGQVALEGSLQMLAEVGLLLGRKAGEGASMNEGEEDIWMAEGSSPARKHTRRGSKMVEQPAAAAKTGTVWDMVNGNLGLLRSDE is encoded by the coding sequence ATGCCCAGCCCAACCAGTGATACCCTCACAACCATACAAAGAGTTCTCGATCCCTACATCAGACCACGTGAAGAAGCGGCACATATTCGACGAATGATAGCATTGCATCTGGAGTCTAGTCTCCAGCATGGATCTGTTAGAGAACCCCTGGCTCTGGTTACTGATCAGAAGCCTGGcccagcctccaccacccaaggtCTTTATCGACAATATCTCGAGGCCTTGAGGGCAAACATCAAAGCCCGTGACGAGTTCAGAAAGCAGACTCATGAATCCAGTCATGCAAGCGAgccagaagaagatgacAGCTCAAATGGAGGCCTAGAGCGTCTCCAGGAGCACCTGGCGATTATCAGTCTCGAAAAGAAGCGCGAGAGGCTCCAGGCAATCGAAAGGCACCTCATCCAGCTGAGTCAAAAGCCAGCAGCATCGCCAGATTTCATGAACCCCAAGGAGGTATTTCGAGACAGTCGACCTCTACCCAGCATTCCAAGAGAGATCGTCTCCGCCATGACTCTCGAtaacacctccaacaacgcccACCTCAAAGACCTAAACGACCAACTAGAGAAACACGTCTTCGAGGCAAAGCTATTACtccaaaaagaagagaaagccCTAGACAAGGTCAGGTCACAATCCACCGCCCGCCCagaaaccaccaccgacagcGCCAAACTCGAAGCCCTCAATAAAACCAGGATAGAACTCATCAGCTGGATCGAAGATGAACTCTCCAAAGCATCAGGCGACGACGCCGACCACCCCCCAGGCAGTCCAGACAACCGATTCCGCGCCAGCAAAGCGTCCATTAACGAGCCCCTTGACATGGACGCCCAGCTGGCCAGTATAAAGGATAAATACGACCAATACCTCGAAGCTCGCAAatccctcctcaatctcgtcAGCCAACACCCTAAACCAGACATCAAACCCACCAAACCAGAAGATATGGACTCACAGAACGAGTCTGGGCTGTCTTCTCAACCAACGTCCGCAGCAcaactcctcaccccctACCTAGAGCaactcctcgccctctcccgcGAGCAAAAGGGCCTCATTGCTCAGAAACACCATCTGAACAATACAATCAGCAAACAAGTCAAGGAAAACACCACGGCTTTGGATCATCTAGCTCAAGAAAGCCAGTTGATACCCGCACACCCTATGCCGGGAGGGAATAGGGTAAAGTCCAGTGACCATaccctctccaccagcaATGACGACTACACCCAAGTTTCTGGCCGTGTCAAACAATGGGTGTATGCAGCTGAGCAAGCCAAGATTGCCACGTTTGAGACAGTAGCGGAGAAGATTGAGGAAGGGCAGGTGGCGCTGGAGGGGTCATTGCAGATGTTGGCGGAGGTGGGTCTCTTGTTGGGACGGAAGGCCGGAGAGGGAGCAAGCATGAacgaaggggaggaggatatctggatggcggaggggagcTCGCCTGCGAGAAAACACACCCGTCGAGGAAGCAAGATGGTTGagcaaccagcagcagcggccaAGACAGGAACGGTTTGGGATATGGTCAACGGGAATCTGGGGCTGCTGAGGTCTGATGAGTGA
- the RFC2 gene encoding Subunit of heteropentameric Replication factor C (RF-C) (COG:L; EggNog:ENOG503NUEK) codes for MASFFDLKARKAALANGAATKETEKKDGENTRVQPWVEKYRPKTLSDVTAQDHTITVLQRTLQASNLPHMLFYGPPGTGKTSTILALAKELYGPELMKSRVLELNASDERGISIVREKVKDFARMQLTNVSSAAYKARYPCPPFKIIILDEADSMTQDAQSALRRTMETYSKITRFCLICNYVTRIIDPLASRCSKFRFKSLDQGNAKKRLEEIAEKEKVGLDEGAVEGLINCAEGDLRKAITYLQSAARLVGAVQQPGGGDDGEDGMDVDKKTVSVKIVQDIAGVIPDETIQRLVKAMRPTTLGGNYTPIAKEVEDMVADGWSAGQVVTQLYQAVVYDETIEDAQKNKILLVFSEIDKRLVDGADEHLSILDLALRISGILGGR; via the exons ATGGCCAGCTTTTTTGACCTCAAGGCCCGAAAGGCTGCCCTTGCCAATGGAGCAGCCACCAAAGAAACCGAGAAGAAAGATGGCGAGAACACCAGAGTACAACCATGGGTTGAGAAATA ccgACCCAAAACCCTCAGCGATGTCACCGCCCAagaccacaccatcaccgtcctCCAGCgaaccctccaagcctccaAC ctcccccacaTGCTCTTCTACGGACCCCCAGGAACAGGCAAAACCTCgaccatcctcgccctcgccaaagaGCTCTACGGTCCCGAACTGATGAAATCCCGCGTCCTCGAGCTCAACGCCTCCGACGAGCGCGGCATCTCCATCGTCCGCGAAAAAGTCAAGGATTTCGCCCGCATGCAGCTCACCAACGTCTCCTCTGCCGCCTACAAGGCCCGCTACCCCTGCCCCCCGTTCAAGATCATCATTCTGGACGAGGCAGACAGCATGACGCAGGATGCGCAGTCGGCTCTGAGACGGACAATGGAGACATACAGCAAGATTACCCGTTTTTGTTTGATTTGCAACTACGTCACGAGGATCATTGACCCGTTGGCGTCGAGGTGTAGCAAGTTTAGGTTCAAGAGTTTGGACCAGGGGAATGCGAAGAAACGATTGGAGGAGATTgcagagaaggaaaaggttgggttggatgagggggcggtggaggggttgataaACTGTGCGGAGGGGGATTTGAGAAAGGCGATTACTTATCTGCAGAGTGCGGCGAGACTGGTTGGGGCGGTGCAGCAgcctggtggaggagacgatggggaggatgggatggatgtggaTAAGAAGACGGTTTCGGTCAAGATCGTGCAGGATATTGCGGGGGTGATTCCTGACGAGACGATTCAGAGACTTGTCAAGGCGATGAGGCCGACGACGTTGGGGGGAAATTATACACCTAttgcgaaggaggtggaggatatggTGGCGGATGGGTGGAGTGCTGGGCAGGTGGTAACTCAGCTTTATCAGGCGGTGGTGTATGACGAGACAATTGAGGACGCGCAAAAGAACAAGATTCTGTTGGTGTTCTCGGAGATTGATAAGAGGTTGGTGGACGGGGCGGATGAGCATCTTTCGATTTTGGATCTGGCGTTGCGAATATCGGGTATTTTGGGTGGGAGATAG
- a CDS encoding hypothetical protein (EggNog:ENOG503P3KP): MSVNHPPLATPKPPSPNSPPFFDILSQAGGQTSTNKPRRQTFFPLLPHLQAALSVGSLTFFDLTFLRSQFSLRKTRFAPQPNFRASRATQHQPATMPGLTIINHGTQATSASGAAHGSGPSSAPQQQPSQPQPPSPNSSSRPAPQRHQQPPQLPTTIITPRAPSPTRPPISPITPKLDPTKPTLPPHLPKETPIPPPTIPDFSLSRPPLSHTSQPQAQTAIPPPQPVPLDFDSNPDVLALKSAISILQLQRQRAQADIQSLHKAKLSALSDPASFVADLTTGKVGQKEEGLFGGSPPSDSDSDDSDEDSKKQDGEEKEKEPAWRKLPKPQTVVRCPPINWNQYAIVGESLDKLHAEQLKAPTPGVPVVITGGSNQGTAGRFEFTAGQQGGGGGGAGGGLVGSNQPQKLVGIAAPYVPGRDKIEKKRGGKRS, from the coding sequence ATGTCGGTTAATCATCCGCCCTTGGCGACCCCCAAGCCGCCGTCGCCTAATTCCCCGCCTTTCTTTGACATCCTCAGTCAGGCTGGAGGCCAAACGTCAACCAACAAGCCGCGCAGACAAACATTCTTCCCCTTGCTTCCGCATCTGCAAGCCGCGCTCTCTGTCGGGTCACTCACGTTTTTTGACTTAACTTTTCTGCGCTCCCAGTTCAGCTTGCGCAAAACGCGCTTTGCTCCTCAACCCAACTTCAGAGCCTCGCGCGcgacccaacaccaaccggCGACCATGCCTGGCCTCACCATCATAAACCACGGAACACAGGCCACGTCGGCCTCCGGCGCGGCGCACGGTTCCGGACCCAGCTCCgcacctcaacaacaaccatctcaacctcaaccaccatcaccaaactcaTCATCACGACCAGCACCAcaacgccatcaacaaccaccacaactccCCACCACGATCATAACCCCTagagcaccctccccaacccgccccccAATATCCCCCATAACCCCCAAACTCGACCCCACCAAACcgaccctcccccctcacctcccaaaagaaacccccatcccaccccccacaaTCCCCgacttctccctctcccgcccacccctctcccatacctcccaaccccaagcccaaaccgccatcccccctccccaaccagtcCCACTAGACTTCGACTCCAACCCCGACGTCCTAGCCCTCAAATCAGCAATCTccatcctccaactccagCGCCAACGCGCCCAAGCAGACATCCAATCCCTCCACAAAGCTAAactctccgccctctccgaCCCAGCCTCCTTTGTCGCAGACCTCACAACCGGAAAGGTTGGccaaaaggaggagggtctATTCGGGGGATCACCGCCCTCCGACTCTGACTCTGACGACTCCGACGAGGACAGTAAGAagcaagatggagaggagaaggaaaaggagccAGCATGGAGGAAGTTACCCAAACCACAAACTGTCGTCCGATGCCCGCCTATAAACTGGAATCAGTACGCAATCGTGGGCGAGAGTTTGGATAAGTTACATGCTGAACAGCTCAAGGCGCCGACGCCGGGGGTTCCGGTTGTGATAACGGGGGGGTCAAACCAGGGGACGGCCGGGAGGTTCGAGTTTACGGCTGGGcagcagggtggtggtggtggaggtgcaggagggggtttggtggggagtAATCAGCCGCAGAAGTTGGTCGGGATTGCGGCGCCGTATGTGCCGGGGAGGGACAAgattgagaagaagaggggagggaagcgGTCGTGA